AGGAAAACTATTAAGAGCAGAAAGAGAGGGAAAAATAGCTGGTATCACCATAGAGGCAAGTATTCCACTTATCATACCCCAAAAGTAACCATATCCATTAAATCGCCACCAGTACCATTTTAAGAAGTTCGGTGCCGCATACCCTCCCCATAATGCAGAAACTATCCAGAGAGTCACCTGATTGATAGATTCAGTCATAAAACCAAATAAAAACCCCAGCAACACCACAAGAATTGATGCCAAATAACTTAAAAACACCAATTTTTTATCACTGGCTTCTGGATTAACATATTTTCTATAGATATCATTGACTAAATATGCAGGTGCAGCATTTACAGTAGCGGCAAATGTAGACATAAAAGCAGAAATAAATCCGGCCAAAACAAACCCTTTAATTCCAATTGGAATAAAATTCCTCAGAGCATAGGGTAAAACCATCTCAAAATCAATATTATCACCCATAGCCCTCAATTCTGGCATAAAATAGACAAGAGCAAGAACTGTCAATCCAGTAACCATTAAATATCTCGGGAAATTCAATACAACATTAACAAAGCTACTCATCAAACTTGCCTCTTTTGGACTCCTAGTCGCAAGTATCCTCTGCATATCATAATTCGGAGCCGGTCCTGCCATGCTTATTATAATCCCCTTAAATAACATCATTATGAAAATAAAGCCAAAAATTTCATAACCATCTGCAGATATTTTATTATTAACTGCATCAAGTATACCCGACCAGTCAAGGTTAAGGTGCCAGCCAAAAAATATACTCTTCCATCCCTCAGGAACAATCTTATCAAGCATCCCCGGAGATACCTTAGCCATAGCAATTATACCAACAGCAATTGATGCGATTGTCATAATTAAAAACTGCAAAACCTCAGTAAATACAACAGAAAACATACCCCCAGCAACTACATAAATTGTTGTTATACTCATAATTATAACCGCATATGCCTTT
This genomic stretch from Candidatus Neomarinimicrobiota bacterium harbors:
- a CDS encoding Na+:solute symporter yields the protein MQLHFIDVGIIFAYILATIFIGIYISKRASKNLESYFLGEKSLPWYILGISNASGMFDITGTMWLVYLCFVYGMKSAWLPWLWPIFNQIFLMIYLSSWLRRSNVMTGAEWITFRFGNGTGSKLAHISVVFYALVSVIGFLAYAFQGIGKFAATFLPWDLSPKAYAVIIMSITTIYVVAGGMFSVVFTEVLQFLIMTIASIAVGIIAMAKVSPGMLDKIVPEGWKSIFFGWHLNLDWSGILDAVNNKISADGYEIFGFIFIMMLFKGIIISMAGPAPNYDMQRILATRSPKEASLMSSFVNVVLNFPRYLMVTGLTVLALVYFMPELRAMGDNIDFEMVLPYALRNFIPIGIKGFVLAGFISAFMSTFAATVNAAPAYLVNDIYRKYVNPEASDKKLVFLSYLASILVVLLGFLFGFMTESINQVTLWIVSALWGGYAAPNFLKWYWWRFNGYGYFWGMISGILASMVIPAIFPSLSALNSFPIILLISIIGCISGTFLSKPESDNILKNFYSITRPWGFWEPIYRKVKEKNPSFKKNTNFKRDIFNISIGLVWQISIIALSMYLVLKQFYAVLIASGSVFITSLILKKNWLDKLED